AAGAGTGGGAACGGCATCTTTAAACCGATAAATCGCCAGGTTTGGCTCTAGATCGTCGAGCGAAACCTGCATATCTTTTAGTGCTCCATTGGAAAGGTCATATACCCAGCCATGCACTTTAATGTCTTTGCTTCCGAAGAGCCGTCTTTGTACAAACGACAGCTTCATCACGTTCAAACACTGTTCCCGCACGTTCAATTCGACCAGCCGACGATGTCTTGCTTCGGGATCTTCAATGGCGTCAAGCTCATCGCGGTGGATACGGTAAACGTCCTGTATATTACGAAGCCAGGTGTTCATATAGCCAAAATCATCGTGGGTCGTAGCCGCTTTAACGCCACCGCATCCATAGTGTCCACAGACAATGACGTGCTTCACCTGCAAACTCTCGACGGCATACTGCAACACGGCCAGCGAACTGATATCGTTGTTTGGAACCAGATTGGCAATGTTACGATGGATGAATACATCTCCTGGTTTGATACCCATAAACGCATCGGGAGATACCCGGCTGTCTGAGCAACCGATGTAAAGAAAGTCGGGAGCCTGGCTTTTAGCCATGTCAGAGAAATAGGCAGGATCGAGGTCCAATTGCTTCTGTACCCATTCTATGTTGTGACTGAACACCTGATCGTACAAACTCATAATTTTTTCGTTTTAGGGGTAAAACTAATAAAAAAGACTTTTCTCAACAGCCTTTGCTCACTGGTCCATTTCTATGGCAGAATAAGCAAACCTGCTTAGTTGTATAACTTATTAGTTGTGAAAAATGCTATAAATTCTTTTGATCAAGTAACTGAAAGCAATTATAAAAGCGGTTGTGCACTAAAACAATAGCCTTACGCAAAGCAAGCTTTTGTGGTTATAAATTGCTCACGATCAATTAAAGAGTGAGGTTCTTCAAACCTAGCTTTCGGGAAGAATAAATCTGACCGCTATCGGTAATCAGGATATAGGTGTAATTGGGGTATTTATTAATTAACTTCAAACCGGCATCTTTTCCGAGCACCATCAGGGAGGTGCTGAATCCATTGGCCGTTTCGGCGCTAGGCCCAAAGACGGTAACGCTACTAACTCCGGTTGCCGGATAACCCGTGCTTGGATTGATGATGTGCGCATAGCGTTTGCCGTTGAACACAACAAACTTTTCGTAACTGCCAGATGTGACTACCGCACTCTGGCGTAGCGGCACCACCGCAAAAAGGGTGTCTCTGTGAAGTGGGTTTATGATGCCAATGGTCCAGTCGCTTCCATCCGGTTGTTTGCCCCAGGTGCTCATATCACCCGAACCATTGACGATACCAGCCTTTATTCCACGTGCCAGCATCATGTCGCGGCAACGGTCGGCGGCATATCCCTCGCCCAAAGCACCGAAGCCAATTTTCATGCCTTTGCGTTTGAGAAAAATGGTGCCGTGTTTCTTGTCCAGAATGATGTTTTGGTAGCCAACTTTTTCAACTGATTTTTTGATGGCTTCGGGGCTGGGCATCTCCGTCATCGAACCGTCGAATTTCCATATCCGATCCATAGCGGCAAAGCTAATGTCGAAGGCGCCCTTCGTGATGTTGGAAAAATGTAAAGCCCGTTCCGTCAACGCAAATACCTCGGGATCAACCCGAACTGGCCCGATGCCCGCATTTGCGTTAACCTTCGAAATTTGACTGTCTGCTTTCCAGTCTGAGATCAGGTTCTCGATTCGTGTCACTTCGGCAATCACAGTGTCGATATGTTGCTCGGCTGCCAGCGAATCAGCCGCGACGATGGTGATGTCGAATCGGCTTCCCATCAATTTGACGGTTCGTTTGCGCGCAACCTGAGCAGAAGCTCCGAAGCAAGACAGAATCAGCAACAAAACAAGTACTTTTTTCATGGCGCTAAAATCGGAAGTATCGGGGTGGGTATGCAACAAAAACACGTCATTGCTGCTATTTATGTATCCGAACGGATTACCAGCACTGGTTTTGGCTGATTGAGTAAGCAAAATTTCTACCTTTACGTCGTAGGCGTTTTTGTCGTTTACGATAAAAACATATTATTATACTAACAAGTTTTAACTTTTG
This window of the Spirosoma oryzicola genome carries:
- a CDS encoding carbonic anhydrase, with protein sequence MSLYDQVFSHNIEWVQKQLDLDPAYFSDMAKSQAPDFLYIGCSDSRVSPDAFMGIKPGDVFIHRNIANLVPNNDISSLAVLQYAVESLQVKHVIVCGHYGCGGVKAATTHDDFGYMNTWLRNIQDVYRIHRDELDAIEDPEARHRRLVELNVREQCLNVMKLSFVQRRLFGSKDIKVHGWVYDLSNGALKDMQVSLDDLEPNLAIYRFKDAVPTL
- a CDS encoding FAD:protein FMN transferase encodes the protein MKKVLVLLLILSCFGASAQVARKRTVKLMGSRFDITIVAADSLAAEQHIDTVIAEVTRIENLISDWKADSQISKVNANAGIGPVRVDPEVFALTERALHFSNITKGAFDISFAAMDRIWKFDGSMTEMPSPEAIKKSVEKVGYQNIILDKKHGTIFLKRKGMKIGFGALGEGYAADRCRDMMLARGIKAGIVNGSGDMSTWGKQPDGSDWTIGIINPLHRDTLFAVVPLRQSAVVTSGSYEKFVVFNGKRYAHIINPSTGYPATGVSSVTVFGPSAETANGFSTSLMVLGKDAGLKLINKYPNYTYILITDSGQIYSSRKLGLKNLTL